In the genome of Drosophila yakuba strain Tai18E2 chromosome 3R, Prin_Dyak_Tai18E2_2.1, whole genome shotgun sequence, one region contains:
- the LOC6535349 gene encoding ubiquitin-conjugating enzyme E2-17 kDa, which produces MSTPARRRLMRDFKRLQEDPPTGVSGAPTDNNIMIWNAVIFGPHDTPFEDGTFKLTIEFTEEYPNKPPTVRFVSKVFHPNVYADGGICLDILQNRWSPTYDVSAILTSIQSLLSDPNPNSPANSTAAQLYKENRREYEKRVKACVEQSFID; this is translated from the exons ATGTCAACACCCGCACGCAGACGTCTTATGAGAGATTTTAAAAG ACTTCAGGAAGATCCACCCACGGGTGTCTCGGGCGCGCCAACAGATAATAATATTATGATATGGAATGCTGTGATTTTTGGTCCACACGATACACCTTTCGAGGACGGAACCTTTAAGTTAACCATAGAATTTACGGAAGAGTATCCAAACAAACCGCCAACAGTTCGATTTGTATCGAAAGTATTTCATCCCAATGTGTACGCAGATGGTGGAATATGCTTGGACATATTGCAGAACCGCTGGAGTCCCACATACGATGTGTCAGCCATATTAACATCCATACAG TCACTGCTAAGCGATCCCAATCCCAACTCACCGGCTAACTCCACCGCCGCCCAGCTTTATAAAGAAAATCGGCGCGAGTACGAGAAGCGTGTGAAAGCCTGCGTGGAGCAGAGTTTTATCGATTAG
- the LOC6535350 gene encoding protein takeout, with protein MQVQLFVAPLLICFVACISAGNMPDYIQVCHRNEPELSKCLKSSVHNLRPYLAKGIKELNVPPLEPLYIGDLSILDGSAGLTVKAKKLNILGASNFEITKLRASTQNRRFDFELILPHLHGDGLYEINGNILALPIKGNGPFTGNFTNFVAYVRVQYDIKNVNDLEYLHVKEFALKIRTGKGNIKLENLFNGDKVLGDVINDTINQNFELFTNDLIAPIARALEAKFLVITTKILENFTYSELFPV; from the exons ATGCAGGTTCAACTCTTCGTAGCCCCCCTCTTGATATGTTTTGTAGCATGCATCTCAGCTGGCAATATGC CCGACTACATCCAGGTGTGCCATCGCAACGAACCCGAACTGTCCAAGTGCCTGAAGAGCAGTGTTCACAACTTGCGACCCTATCTGGCCAAGGGCATTAAGGAATTGAACGTGCCACCGCTAGAACCCCTCTACATTGGAGATCTTAGCATTCTAGATGGCTCCGCTGGACTCACGGTGAAGGCCAAAAAGCTGAACATCCTGGGCGCCTCCAACTTTGAAATAACCAAGCTGCGGGCTTCCACCCAAAACCGCCGCTTTGATTTTGAGTTGATTCTCCCTCATCTCCATGGAGATGGTCTCTACGAGATCAACGGCAACATTCTGGCACTGCCGATTAAGGGCAATGGACCATTCACTGGAAACTTCACCAACTTTGTGGCTTATGTGCGTGTCCAATACGACATTAAGAACGTTAATGATCTGGAATACCTGCATGTCAAGGAATTCGCCTTAAAAATCCGCACTGGCAAGGGAAACATAAAGCTGGAGAACCTCTTCAACGGAGATAAAGTTCTGGGCGATGTCATTAATGACACGATCAACCAAAACTTCGAGCTCTTCACCAACGACTTGATTGCACCGATTGCCCGCGCTCTGGAGGCCAAATTTCTGGTCATCACGACCAAAATCCTAGAGAACTTCACCTACAGCGAGCTTTTCCCCGTTTAA
- the LOC6535351 gene encoding protein takeout, translating to MCRKIGFIVLVAVLGSTFAQEQPYYLQQCPRDEAQINECLRDSGNKLVSYLQKGVPELDIYEIEPVMIDEIGIVLGSGPDGYRALFRNIQAYGVSNITVTNIRSDLDSLQFQLTCEIPRIRVKAQYRSTGVLILVKASGAGDYWGEYEGVKAKIYFKAVANEGPDGRTYLTTDSVKMDFNVKEIQMGVDNIANGNSVIQAALNLFINSNSQELLKEMKPALRTKLTLVIRNFMDRIFAKIPLDEWINLN from the exons ATGTGCAGAAAGATTGGCTTCATTGTGCTCGTCGCCGTGTTGGGCTCCACTTTTGCCCAGGAGCAGC CCTACTACCTGCAACAATGCCCGCGGGACGAGGCCCAGATCAACGAATGCCTTCGGGATAGTGGCAACAAGTTGGTGAGCTATTTGCAGAAGGGAGTTCCTGAGTTGGACATCTATGAG ATCGAACCCGTGATGATTGATGAAATCGGCATTGTTTTGGGCAGTGGTCCGGATGGCTACCGCGCACTTTTCCGGAACATTCAAGCCTACGGTGTGAGCAATATTACGGTGACCAACATCCG CTCCGACTTGGACTCGCTGCAGTTCCAGCTGACGTGCGAGATACCCCGCATTCGCGTCAAGGCGCAGTACCGGTCCACAGGTGTTCTGATCTTGGTGAAGGCCTCTGGAGCCGGGGACTACTGGGGGGAGTACG AGGGAGTGAAGGCGAAGATCTACTTCAAGGCGGTGGCCAATGAGGGTCCCGACGGTCGCACCTACCTGACGACCGACTCCGTCAAGATGGACTTCAACGTGAAGGAGATCCAAATGGGAGTGGACAACATCGCCAATGGCAATTCGGTTATCC AGGCTGCTCTCAACCTCTTTATCAACTCCAACTCCCAGGAGCTGCTGAAGGAAATGAAGCCGGCGCTCAGGACCAAACTCACACTGGTCATCCGCAACTTCATGGATCGCATTTTCGCCAAGATTCCACTGGACGAGTGGATCAACCTTAATTAG